One genomic segment of Flexivirga aerilata includes these proteins:
- a CDS encoding single-stranded DNA-binding protein — translation MPTTPAATVREAAADTTARNEVHLVGRVSAPPEQRVMPSGDELAVFRLVVDRPAAARHGPRSPTIDTVDVVCWSAATRRKASRWAGGELVAVDGALLRRFWKPPAGARVSRYEVEAFALKVLRRP, via the coding sequence ATGCCCACCACACCCGCCGCGACGGTCCGCGAAGCCGCCGCTGACACGACCGCCCGCAACGAGGTCCACCTCGTCGGCAGGGTCAGCGCGCCGCCGGAGCAGCGCGTCATGCCGAGCGGGGACGAGCTGGCCGTCTTCCGGCTGGTGGTCGACCGGCCGGCAGCGGCACGGCACGGGCCGCGGTCTCCCACGATCGACACGGTCGACGTCGTCTGCTGGTCGGCAGCCACTCGCCGGAAGGCGTCGCGCTGGGCCGGCGGCGAGCTGGTCGCCGTCGACGGAGCGCTGCTGCGGCGATTCTGGAAACCACCGGCCGGGGCGCGAGTCAGCCGCTACGAGGTCGAGGCCTTCGCGCTGAAGGTGCTCCGTCGCCCGTGA